A single window of Ananas comosus cultivar F153 linkage group 19, ASM154086v1, whole genome shotgun sequence DNA harbors:
- the LOC109724823 gene encoding organic cation/carnitine transporter 4, with translation REGPEERRRMGIDEVLQRHAGEFGAWQLRHFLLTSAAWALEALHTMVMIFADREPPRFCALGPGRCADPDPCRPASAGWAWAGGPGASTVAQWGLVCADRYKVGLVQSTFFAGCMLGAGVFGHLSDSFLGRKGSLLVVCILNTVFGLLTALSPSYWTYVGLRLLTGFSTGGVGLCAFVLATEPVGPTKRGPAGMSTFYFFSGGIAVLSGIAYLFPSWRILYIVTSLPSFLFLILILPFISESPRWYLVRRRTDEAMDVMRAIARANGKDIPNDITLKLDDDDSREQEESNNLEKGVKEQKTERAAGGSIVDVLRTPMTRLRLILTVAINFLCSIVYYGLSLNVVNLKTNLYLSVLLNAVAEMPAFVLTAVLLDRFGRKPLGVGTMWLSGVFCIVGSMVGGYGAMKIVRMVCGILGIFGMAATYNLLFIYTAELFPTVVRNAALGCATQASQMGAILAPMVVVLGDKVPFAVFGLSGIVGGILVFYLPETMNKPLYDTMAGMEEAENKILLK, from the exons agggagggtcCAGAGGAAAGGCGGCGGATGGGGATCGACGAGGTGCTGCAGCGGCACGCGGGGGAGTTCGGGGCGTGGCAGCTGCGGCACTTCCTGCTGACGTCGGCGGCGTGGGCGCTGGAGGCCCTGCACACGATGGTCATGATCTTCGCCGACCGGGAGCCGCCCCGCTTCTGCGCCCTCGGCCCCGGCCGCTGCGCCGACCCCGACCCCTGCCGCCCCGCCTCGGCCGGCTGGGCCTGGGCCGGCGGGCCCGGCGCCTCCACCGTCGCCCAGTGGGGCCTCGTCTGCGCCGACCGCTACAAGGTCGGCCTCGTCCAGTCGACCTTCTTCGCCGGCTGCATGCTCG GTGCCGGAGTGTTCGGCCACCTCTCGGACTCGTTCCTGGGCCGGAAAGGCTCTCTCCTCGTGGTATGCATCCTGAACACCGTCTTCGGCCTCCTCACCGCCTTATCCCCTTCCTACTGGACCTACGTCGGCCTCCGCCTCCTGACGGGATTCAGCACAGGAGGCGTGGGCCTCTGCGCCTTTGTGCTCGCCACTGAACCCGTGGGACCCACAAAGCGGGGCCCCGCCGGCATGTCCACCTTCTACTTCTTCTCCGGCGGCATCGCCGTGCTCTCGGGCATCGCCTACCTCTTCCCTTCGTGGCGCATCCTCTACATCGTCACCTCCCTCCCTTCCTTCCTATTCCTCATTCTCATCCTCCCCTTCATCTCTGAGTCCCCGCGATGGTACCTCGTCCGCCGTCGTACCGATGAGGCGATGGACGTCATGCGTGCGATCGCACGTGCCAACGGCAAGGACATTCCGAATGACATCACCCTCAagctcgacgacgacgacagcaGAGAGCAAGAAGAATCTAACAATCTGGAGAAAGGCGTAAAGGAACAAAAGACCGAACGTGCGGCAGGGGGGTCGATTGTGGACGTACTCCGCACGCCGATGACCCGACTCCGCCTCATCCTCACGGTCGCCATCAACTTCCTCTGCTCCATCGTCTACTACGGCCTCAGCCTCAACGTTGTCAACCTCAAAACCAACCTCTACCTCAGCGTCCTCCTCAACGCCGTCGCCGAAATGCCTGCATTCGTTCTCACCGCCGTGCTTCTGGACCGCTTTGGAAGGAAGCCGTTGGGAGTCGGGACGATGTGGCTCAGTGGCGTCTTCTGCATTGTAGGAAGCATGGTTGGAGGGTACGGAGCGATGAAGATCGTACGGATGGTGTGCGGCATCCTGGGGATATTCGGAATGGCGGCGACATATAACCTGCTGTTCATATACACAGCAGAGCTGTTTCCGACGGTGGTGAGGAATGCAGCACTTGGGTGTGCAACGCAGGCGTCGCAGATGGGGGCGATACTGGCGCCCATGGTTGTGGTTTTGGGGGATAAGGTGCCGTTTGCGGTGTTCGGCTTGTCGGGAATTGTCGGAGGGATCTTGGTGTTCTACTTGCCGGAGACGATGAACAAGCCGTTGTACGATACGATGGCGGGAATGGAGGAGGCAGAAAATAAGATTCTTCTCAAATGA
- the LOC109724707 gene encoding ELAV-like protein 4, giving the protein MAAAAARSGFRRLFSISAFTPPSPAVAPPKADPSPNLFVSGLSKRTTTEGLREAFAKFGRVVHARVVTDRMSGYSKGFGFVRYATVEEAEKGIEGMDGKFLDGWVIFAEYARPRPPPSQPENSSPAPQSWETPSMS; this is encoded by the exons atggcggcggcggcggcgaggagtGGATTCCGGCGACTGTTCTCCATCTCGGCCTTTACGCCGCCGAGCCCCGCCGTGGCTCCTCCGAAGGCCGATCCATCGCCGAACCTCTTCGTCTCAG GGCTAAGTAAGCGTACTACTACAGAGGGACTTAGAGAAGCTTTTGCTAAGTTTGGGCGGGTTGTTCAtg CTAGAGTTGTAACAGATCGTATGTCGGGTTACTCAAAGGGTTTTGGTTTTGTGAGGTATGCTACAGTAGAAGAAGCAGAAAAAGGCATAGAAGGCATGGATGGCAAG TTTCTTGATGGATGGGTTATATTCGCGGAATACGCAAGGCCAAGGCCGCCACCATCCCAGCCAGAGAATTCTTCACCAGCACCACAGTCATGGGAGACTCCATCTATGTCTTAG